From the Acidovorax sp. NCPPB 3576 genome, the window AATTCGGCGTGCAGACGCCCGTCATCCCCGTTGCTGCCTTCAGCACGCCAGCAATGCCTGCTGCATCGCTTCCCTCGGGATGGGATGACATGCCGGTTGCTCGGCAAAAGCAGGCCGCTGTGCCTCGCGCACTGGTCATTCCCGACGATTTCGATCTGTTCGCTCAGGATCCGAACAAGCAGGCCCAAAAGGGTGATCCCTGGGCCGGAGGTTTGCAGACGAAGAGTTTGACGGACGTTGCCAATCTTAGGCACGACGAAATGCTCAAAGCGTTACCGATATCCGGTCGCTTCGAACATGAGATGGACGACCCGTCTCACACAGGGCTTCCGAAAGCCCTGGAGCCCCGCAACGAGTTGGACCCGCTGCGTCTATTCCAGCAGGGCAGCGAATTGCCTGCTGTTCAGGACGCCGGGCCCGCGGCGCTGGGATGCGATCTGTCGCAAGCTTTCAGCATGCCAAAAAATGCGGTGGCGGTTGGCCTTCCGCAGGAGCGTATCCAGGTGGCGTCGTTGGGAATTGAAGCCATCAGCGTCGATGCTGCCGTGTCTTCCACGATAGCCAAAGCTGCCTCTTCCGATTCCGCGCCACCTGCGCCGAAAGGGCCTGCGATAGAGCCTTTGACAGGCCTTCGCAAAGTCGAAGGGCTGAACCTGGACAGCTTCGGCAGTGCCTTGCCGATATCCGATTCCGATTGGATACCCTCGGGGGACACGGCGTTGCCCTCGGAAAAAAGCCAGGGCCATCCGACCTCCTTCGAAAGCAAGCCAAGCCACCAGGGCGAAGAAACAATTATTCCCTTTGCAGACCCCGCCGCGGCTGCGCCTTTCCCCTCCAATCTGCCTGCGCCTGCGCCTGCGCCTCAGCGGTCGGACGCCATGCCAGCGACCTTGCCGGGTCTGGCCACCTTGCCTCCTGCAGAGTTGAGTGCATTGGTCACCGCTTTTTTGGACGGTGCTGGCGTACTCCCCAAAAAGCTGGAACCCACTCTCACGCCAGAATTCATGCGTTCTTTCGGTGAAGCCTTCCGCGTCGCGGTGCAGGGGACCATTGACTTGCTGGCTGCGCGCTCGGAGATCAAGCGTGAGTTCCGTGCAGGTGTGACGGTGATCGCGTCCGGTGCCAATAATCCATTGAAGTTTTTGCCCACTCCCGATGGCGTCATCATGCAGATGATCGGGCAGAATTTTCCCGGTTTCATGCAGCCCGTTCCGGCCATGAAGGACGCCTATCAGGATCTGTGTGTCCACCAATTGGCATTGATGGCAGGCATTCGGGCTGCCTATGCAGAGGCACTGGCGCGGTTTGATCCTGTCGAGTTGGAAAAGCAGGCAGCTTCTATCGGCGGGATGCTTGGGAAAGTCTCCACGATCGGTCGCAAGGCGGCTTTGTGGGACGAGTACAAGAAGAACTTCGATGCCATCCGCCGAGATGCGGAAGACGATCTCACGGCATTCTCCGGCCAAGCCTTCCTGGAAGCCTACGAGAACGCTGAAGCCGCTGCAAAGGCCAAATTGTGATTGCACACGTTGTTGGCGATCAGTACCGTTTTCGTTTGACTGCAGCGTCGCTATCCGACAGGGGATCGCGTGCGACCAATGACGATTTCATGGGCATGGTGGATGTAGAGGGCCGCGGTTTTTGCTGTGCATTGGCCGATGGAGCCGGCGGCCACGGCCATGGCGGTTTGGCTGCACGGTTGACGGTCAATGCGGTACTCGATGGGTTCCGCCACAACCCGCTGTTTGCCCCGGCAGGCCTGGCCTCTCTAATTTCGTTGGCAGAACATACAGTCGCGGTGGAGCAGCCCTTATCGGTCTCCCGCAGGCACATGAGTGCCACGGTGGTCCTGCTGTGTCTGGATCTGGCCAAAGGCCGGGCGCTGTGGGCGCACTGGGGTGATTCACGCCTGTATTGGTTCAGGGACCAGCGGGTTCATCGCGTGACGGAAGACCACAGCGTAGTGCAGCAATTGCTGCACGCGGGTGTGTACCGCAATGAGGATCCTCGGGACCTTCCGAATCGGAGCGTTCTTGCCGGTG encodes:
- the tagH gene encoding type VI secretion system-associated FHA domain protein TagH, yielding MDKVELRVAQQADLSVDRPWSAVFGVAGGTIGRGGQNKLVLPDSDASVARVHAMVRMESEAAYIANLCERRSITVAGQEVRSGEEVPLAIGDEVIIGPYRLYALLPGQPLPAPQTTVSAPAMDAAVGVPAAAQAPAVAPVAQVVVPPVEANGFLEVAPAVNANDTNPFSILGLVSSPSEAVAGAEPPTLPAFMAGPQDVVGAAAVPAPAEFSEPPLSEVPQEFGVQTPVIPVAAFSTPAMPAASLPSGWDDMPVARQKQAAVPRALVIPDDFDLFAQDPNKQAQKGDPWAGGLQTKSLTDVANLRHDEMLKALPISGRFEHEMDDPSHTGLPKALEPRNELDPLRLFQQGSELPAVQDAGPAALGCDLSQAFSMPKNAVAVGLPQERIQVASLGIEAISVDAAVSSTIAKAASSDSAPPAPKGPAIEPLTGLRKVEGLNLDSFGSALPISDSDWIPSGDTALPSEKSQGHPTSFESKPSHQGEETIIPFADPAAAAPFPSNLPAPAPAPQRSDAMPATLPGLATLPPAELSALVTAFLDGAGVLPKKLEPTLTPEFMRSFGEAFRVAVQGTIDLLAARSEIKREFRAGVTVIASGANNPLKFLPTPDGVIMQMIGQNFPGFMQPVPAMKDAYQDLCVHQLALMAGIRAAYAEALARFDPVELEKQAASIGGMLGKVSTIGRKAALWDEYKKNFDAIRRDAEDDLTAFSGQAFLEAYENAEAAAKAKL
- a CDS encoding PP2C family protein-serine/threonine phosphatase, whose amino-acid sequence is MIAHVVGDQYRFRLTAASLSDRGSRATNDDFMGMVDVEGRGFCCALADGAGGHGHGGLAARLTVNAVLDGFRHNPLFAPAGLASLISLAEHTVAVEQPLSVSRRHMSATVVLLCLDLAKGRALWAHWGDSRLYWFRDQRVHRVTEDHSVVQQLLHAGVYRNEDPRDLPNRSVLAGAIGAESQIPPTVLSKAVDLLAGDAFLLCSDGLWEGIHEDDMEEALRLSQNPEDWLEHMETTLRAKGKPHQDNFSAFAVWVSPNEDGL